A single window of Chondrinema litorale DNA harbors:
- a CDS encoding CsbD family protein: MSNSSTELKLKGSWNETKGKLKQKWGFLTDDDLAVQEGRYDEVVGKIQKKTGESKETIISYIQSI; the protein is encoded by the coding sequence ATGTCAAATTCAAGCACAGAATTAAAGCTTAAAGGTTCATGGAATGAAACCAAAGGTAAGCTAAAACAAAAATGGGGATTTTTAACTGACGACGACTTAGCAGTACAAGAAGGTAGATACGACGAAGTTGTTGGTAAAATCCAGAAAAAAACAGGAGAATCAAAGGAAACAATCATTTCCTATATTCAAAGTATCTGA
- a CDS encoding thiamine pyrophosphate-dependent enzyme: MSQTVSEQIIDILIKAGVKHVFGVTGDALNAVVEAIRKNEEIDWVAMRHEETGAFAAYAQAALTGKLAVCAGTVGPGALHLINGLYNAKKARVPVLAISGQVSRENMGSDYFQEVDLKKVYDDVCEYQAVISSAEQAPRVIQKAIRIALEKRAVCRVEIPVDITTAKAAGEHYLKTPLELTSTLMPNATYLSQAVELINNSRKVTIFAGEGCRNAKPEVEALAKKLNAPIVHSLKALDIFDHNHPNVVGLTGLIGNPSGYEAVHDADLLLMLGTDFPYSNFLPDKTKTIQVDIRAESIGNRTSVDVGIIGDIKPTAEKLNILVDQKSDSSFLESKKEKFLKWRKQMDKQADPERDNIPLHPQIFASAINRVASKDAVFTVDVGESTVWAARHLVFDGGRRMLGSFNHGSMAVGVPAAVGAQLVDRKREVWALVGDGAFGMSLNSFLTAVRYNLPIKVIVFNNSELSFVKMEMEEAGLPRHDEALRLNNPDFAALAKVFGGDGIKVEKAEDIEQAVLMAAKSDKPFIINAVVSPGELTLPPKITLENAWGFSKSKMKEVYLAAKGDRSQLENIKEEVKAYFD, encoded by the coding sequence ATGAGCCAGACAGTCTCAGAACAAATAATCGATATATTAATTAAGGCCGGAGTAAAACATGTTTTTGGTGTTACCGGCGATGCACTTAACGCTGTAGTTGAAGCCATTAGAAAAAATGAAGAAATTGATTGGGTCGCCATGCGACATGAAGAAACCGGTGCGTTTGCCGCTTATGCCCAAGCAGCCCTAACTGGCAAACTAGCAGTTTGTGCTGGTACTGTAGGTCCAGGAGCGCTACACCTCATTAATGGACTTTATAATGCGAAAAAAGCAAGGGTTCCAGTGTTGGCAATTAGTGGGCAGGTTTCCAGAGAGAACATGGGGTCAGATTACTTTCAGGAAGTAGACCTTAAAAAGGTTTACGATGATGTTTGTGAATACCAAGCAGTAATTTCTTCGGCAGAGCAAGCACCGAGGGTAATCCAGAAAGCCATTAGAATCGCTTTGGAAAAAAGAGCCGTTTGCAGAGTAGAGATTCCGGTAGATATTACTACAGCGAAAGCTGCGGGTGAGCATTATCTTAAAACTCCGCTTGAGTTAACTAGTACACTCATGCCAAATGCAACATATTTAAGCCAAGCAGTTGAGTTGATAAACAACAGCCGTAAAGTAACCATTTTTGCTGGAGAAGGTTGTCGTAATGCGAAACCAGAAGTTGAAGCTTTAGCTAAAAAACTGAATGCGCCAATTGTACATTCTCTTAAAGCATTAGATATTTTTGACCATAATCACCCCAATGTAGTTGGGCTAACTGGTCTTATTGGTAATCCATCTGGTTACGAAGCTGTACACGATGCTGATTTACTACTCATGCTCGGAACAGACTTTCCATATAGCAATTTCCTTCCAGATAAAACTAAGACTATACAGGTAGATATTAGAGCAGAAAGCATTGGAAACAGAACTTCTGTAGATGTTGGTATTATTGGAGATATTAAACCAACTGCTGAAAAACTCAACATTTTAGTCGACCAAAAATCTGATAGTTCATTTTTAGAATCGAAGAAGGAGAAGTTCTTGAAATGGAGAAAACAAATGGATAAGCAGGCAGATCCTGAAAGAGATAATATTCCATTGCACCCACAAATTTTTGCTTCTGCCATTAACAGAGTTGCTTCTAAAGATGCCGTATTTACCGTAGATGTTGGTGAATCTACAGTTTGGGCAGCTAGACATTTGGTATTTGATGGTGGTAGAAGAATGCTTGGTTCTTTTAATCATGGTTCTATGGCAGTAGGTGTTCCAGCAGCTGTTGGAGCTCAATTGGTAGACAGAAAAAGAGAAGTCTGGGCATTAGTAGGTGACGGAGCATTTGGCATGTCTCTCAACTCATTTTTAACGGCTGTTAGATACAATCTCCCTATTAAAGTAATTGTGTTTAACAATAGCGAATTAAGCTTTGTAAAGATGGAAATGGAAGAAGCAGGCTTACCAAGACACGATGAAGCATTAAGATTGAATAACCCAGATTTTGCTGCATTGGCAAAAGTATTTGGTGGAGATGGAATTAAAGTAGAAAAAGCCGAAGACATAGAACAAGCAGTTTTAATGGCAGCCAAATCTGACAAGCCTTTTATTATTAATGCAGTAGTGAGTCCAGGAGAACTTACGCTTCCTCCTAAAATTACATTGGAAAACGCTTGGGGCTTCAGTAAATCAAAAATGAAAGAAGTTTACTTGGCTGCCAAAGGAGATCGCTCTCAGCTAGAAAACATTAAAGAGGAAGTAAAAGCCTATTTTGATTAG
- a CDS encoding MgtC/SapB family protein yields the protein MDEIFSNWENQLLILLDVTIAVILCAAIGKEREKSDKPAGLRTNMIVGGISCFFVSICNNINNYIVESGLNNDVDVNTDPIRVLQAILVGVSFIGAGTVLKTDQGDNIKYLTTAATILFSSGVGIAVAMHAYVVAVGLTGIILLINLLNSIATKVK from the coding sequence ATGGATGAAATTTTTTCTAACTGGGAAAATCAACTTTTAATCTTACTGGATGTAACAATAGCTGTAATTTTATGTGCAGCGATAGGCAAAGAGCGTGAAAAATCTGACAAGCCAGCAGGTTTGCGAACCAATATGATTGTAGGAGGAATTTCCTGCTTTTTTGTTTCAATATGTAATAACATTAATAATTATATAGTTGAAAGCGGGCTCAACAACGATGTAGATGTAAACACCGATCCGATAAGGGTTTTGCAAGCTATTTTGGTAGGAGTGAGTTTTATTGGAGCGGGCACAGTTTTAAAAACAGATCAAGGAGACAATATTAAATACCTCACCACGGCAGCAACTATATTATTTTCTTCGGGAGTGGGTATTGCAGTTGCCATGCATGCTTACGTAGTCGCTGTTGGCTTAACCGGAATTATTTTACTTATCAATCTTTTAAACTCGATTGCTACTAAAGTAAAATGA
- a CDS encoding cytochrome ubiquinol oxidase subunit I: MDVEILARFQFAFTVAFHYIYPPLSIGLGLILVIYETLYVKTGRKEYEILTKFWIKIFALTFGIGVVTGIVMEFEFGTNWAVYSRYVGDVFGSALAAEGIFAFALESGFLGVLLFGWNRVKPWVHLVSTIGVFCGSMFSAIWIVVANSWQQTPAGFHIVGEGMNARAEITDFWAMVFNPSSMDRLSHVWLGSFLSGAFLVLSVHAYYILKNRHVDISKKAFKIALVVATIFSLGQLFTGHRSADGVAVNQPAKLAALEGHFEKSAPADMYLFGWVDKETQEVYGIKIPGGLSFLIDYDFDAPVTGLNAFPEDERPSQINAVFQFYHIMVAIGMALIGLSLLGVFFLWRNSLFDKKWLMWIFVYAALLPQIANQVGWFAAEMGRQPWVVYGLLRTSKAFSQTVSANQILFSIILFFLVYALLFVLFVYLLNKKIQHGPYDNSEVDDRPLTKDISDVITN; the protein is encoded by the coding sequence ATGGACGTAGAAATTCTAGCAAGATTCCAATTTGCCTTTACAGTTGCCTTCCATTATATATATCCACCTTTAAGTATTGGTTTGGGTTTAATTCTGGTAATATATGAAACATTATATGTAAAAACCGGAAGGAAAGAATATGAGATTCTCACTAAATTTTGGATTAAAATATTCGCCTTAACCTTTGGTATCGGGGTGGTTACTGGTATCGTAATGGAGTTTGAGTTTGGCACCAACTGGGCAGTTTATTCGAGATACGTTGGCGATGTTTTTGGCAGTGCACTAGCTGCCGAAGGTATATTCGCATTTGCATTAGAAAGTGGCTTTTTAGGTGTTTTATTATTTGGATGGAACAGGGTAAAACCTTGGGTACATCTTGTTTCTACAATAGGAGTATTTTGTGGTTCTATGTTTTCGGCAATATGGATTGTAGTAGCCAACAGTTGGCAACAAACTCCAGCCGGATTCCACATTGTAGGTGAGGGAATGAATGCCCGAGCCGAAATTACAGACTTTTGGGCAATGGTTTTTAACCCGTCGAGTATGGATAGACTTAGCCACGTTTGGTTGGGTTCTTTTTTGTCTGGAGCTTTTCTGGTACTAAGTGTTCATGCTTATTACATTCTCAAAAATAGGCATGTAGATATTTCGAAAAAAGCATTCAAAATTGCTTTGGTGGTAGCTACCATTTTCTCTCTGGGTCAGTTATTTACAGGCCATAGATCGGCAGACGGCGTAGCGGTTAATCAGCCAGCAAAATTGGCAGCACTCGAAGGCCATTTCGAAAAAAGTGCTCCTGCTGATATGTATCTGTTTGGTTGGGTAGATAAAGAAACACAAGAAGTTTATGGTATAAAAATTCCGGGTGGTTTATCTTTTTTAATAGATTATGATTTTGATGCTCCAGTAACAGGTTTAAATGCTTTTCCAGAAGATGAGCGACCTAGCCAGATTAATGCGGTATTCCAGTTTTACCATATTATGGTAGCCATAGGTATGGCATTAATTGGTCTTTCTTTATTAGGTGTATTTTTTCTATGGAGAAACAGCTTATTCGACAAAAAATGGTTGATGTGGATATTTGTATATGCTGCATTATTGCCACAAATCGCGAATCAGGTAGGTTGGTTTGCAGCCGAAATGGGCAGACAACCATGGGTAGTTTATGGTTTGCTAAGAACATCCAAAGCATTTTCTCAAACCGTTTCTGCTAATCAGATACTTTTCTCAATCATCCTGTTTTTCCTTGTGTATGCATTGCTGTTTGTATTATTTGTTTACTTGTTGAACAAGAAAATTCAGCATGGACCTTACGACAATTCAGAGGTAGACGACAGGCCATTGACTAAAGATATTTCAGATGTAATTACCAATTAA
- the cydB gene encoding cytochrome d ubiquinol oxidase subunit II produces METLLGLDYPTWWFLVVGGLFSGYAILDGFDFGAGAWHLFFEQEKHRRLALNAIGPVWDGNEVWLVIGGGALFAGFPVLYASLFSGMYIPFMLFLMFIIFRAISIEFRGKEEMKWWKTTWDISYSVSSIMLAFLLGVVLGNVLQGIAIGEDFYYAGTGFFEFLNIYSIMTGVTTLALFMSHGAIYLLLKTEGRLYAQLRFLLKKGMIFFMVSFGITTMYTLLYIPHLSDDFKSDPLLFIVPLMAFLSIANVPRLASKKKYLSAFIFSSITISLLLILVAIELYPTLLMSTIDQAYNIDIYNAAASEKSLGIMLTIVAIGAPLVTGYTIFVYRTFWGKVKLDESSY; encoded by the coding sequence ATGGAAACTTTATTGGGTTTAGATTATCCTACATGGTGGTTTTTAGTTGTTGGGGGACTTTTCTCAGGTTATGCCATTCTCGATGGTTTTGATTTTGGAGCAGGAGCTTGGCATTTGTTTTTTGAACAAGAGAAGCACCGGAGACTTGCTTTAAATGCAATTGGTCCTGTTTGGGATGGAAACGAAGTTTGGTTGGTAATTGGAGGTGGAGCTTTGTTTGCTGGTTTTCCAGTGTTGTATGCTTCTTTGTTTTCTGGTATGTATATTCCGTTTATGCTCTTTCTAATGTTTATCATTTTTAGAGCAATTTCTATTGAGTTTAGAGGCAAAGAAGAAATGAAGTGGTGGAAAACCACTTGGGATATAAGCTATAGTGTTTCGAGTATTATGTTGGCATTTTTACTGGGTGTAGTACTTGGCAATGTACTTCAAGGAATCGCCATTGGTGAAGATTTCTATTATGCTGGAACAGGCTTTTTTGAGTTCCTAAATATTTACTCAATAATGACAGGTGTTACCACATTAGCACTTTTTATGTCACATGGAGCCATCTATCTATTGCTTAAAACAGAAGGCAGATTATATGCTCAACTAAGGTTTTTGCTTAAAAAAGGAATGATCTTTTTTATGGTAAGTTTTGGTATTACAACCATGTATACACTCTTATATATCCCGCATCTTTCCGACGATTTTAAGAGTGATCCACTTTTGTTTATAGTACCGCTAATGGCTTTTTTAAGTATAGCTAATGTTCCCCGATTAGCCAGTAAGAAAAAATATCTATCTGCTTTCATTTTTTCATCCATTACCATAAGTTTGTTGCTCATTCTTGTTGCTATAGAACTGTACCCAACATTATTAATGTCTACAATTGATCAGGCTTACAACATCGATATTTACAATGCAGCAGCTTCTGAAAAATCTTTGGGAATTATGCTGACTATTGTAGCAATTGGCGCTCCGCTGGTAACTGGTTATACCATTTTTGTATACAGAACTTTCTGGGGAAAAGTAAAACTGGACGAATCCAGCTATTAG
- a CDS encoding glycoside hydrolase family 43 protein codes for MFKRILTTNTIALLVIANIFIGCQSKKEADSETKQEEKEVAKSGNPLFEGWYADPEVAIFGDTYWIYPTFSAKYEDQIFFDAFSSKDLVNWEKHESITDTATISWAERAMWAPCVVEKDGKYFLFFAANDIQTKERGMYDPKIHGKGIGGIGVAVSSTPNGKFEDYLGEPLINKFYNGAQPIDQAVFKDTDGQYYIIYGGWGHCNIGKLKDDFTGLIPFDEENVVKEITPEGYVEGPVMFMRDGWYYLMWSEGNWTDGSYKVAYGRSKSVTGPFDKISTVLQSDPDVATGAGHHSVLNIPGTDDWYAIYHRRPIPNEDRDHRVTCIDRMYFDEDGLIKPIKITFEGVDARTLSETTSN; via the coding sequence ATGTTTAAGCGCATTTTAACAACAAACACCATTGCATTACTGGTAATAGCCAATATTTTTATTGGTTGTCAGTCAAAAAAAGAAGCAGACTCAGAAACAAAACAAGAAGAGAAAGAAGTTGCCAAGTCTGGTAACCCCTTGTTTGAAGGCTGGTATGCTGACCCTGAAGTAGCGATTTTTGGAGATACTTATTGGATTTACCCAACCTTTTCGGCTAAGTACGAAGATCAAATTTTTTTCGATGCTTTTTCTTCTAAAGATTTAGTAAACTGGGAAAAACACGAAAGTATTACAGATACTGCCACCATCTCATGGGCAGAAAGAGCTATGTGGGCACCCTGTGTGGTAGAAAAAGACGGAAAGTATTTTTTGTTTTTTGCAGCCAACGATATTCAGACAAAAGAAAGAGGTATGTACGATCCTAAAATTCATGGAAAAGGAATTGGTGGAATTGGTGTAGCAGTCTCTTCAACGCCAAATGGCAAGTTTGAAGACTATCTGGGCGAACCACTTATTAATAAATTTTACAACGGGGCACAGCCTATAGATCAGGCAGTGTTTAAAGATACCGATGGCCAATACTACATTATTTATGGTGGTTGGGGACACTGTAACATTGGTAAACTCAAAGACGATTTTACTGGTCTTATTCCATTTGATGAAGAGAATGTGGTAAAAGAAATTACGCCAGAAGGTTATGTAGAAGGTCCGGTAATGTTTATGCGAGATGGATGGTATTACCTTATGTGGTCAGAAGGTAACTGGACAGATGGTTCTTACAAAGTAGCTTATGGAAGATCAAAATCTGTTACTGGTCCATTTGATAAAATTAGTACTGTTTTACAGAGCGATCCAGATGTAGCAACAGGAGCAGGGCATCATTCGGTTTTAAATATTCCGGGTACAGATGACTGGTATGCTATTTACCATCGTAGACCAATACCAAACGAAGACAGAGACCACAGAGTAACCTGTATCGATAGAATGTATTTTGATGAAGATGGTTTAATTAAACCAATAAAAATTACTTTTGAAGGTGTAGATGCCAGAACTCTTTCAGAGACTACATCAAACTAA
- a CDS encoding RNA polymerase sigma factor, whose translation MKTLKVEKLNTLSEKGKIVSTYKSMKDSDVWQLFLDGNGEAFNHIYYNYFPILFNYGHQFCQDRALVKDAVQELFIYLKEKRKKLGQTNNIKFYLYKCLRRNILKALSKNKNIVYVDNLPSTADFEISISHETFMIRNQSQIEIKRRLEQGIEKLTKRQKEAIIYYYYEGFNYEQIAELMMFSKAEYARKLVYRSLDTLKKYVPETLILTWLGSVSVLQKGIF comes from the coding sequence ATGAAAACTCTAAAAGTTGAAAAACTTAACACTCTTTCCGAAAAAGGTAAGATTGTAAGCACGTATAAGTCTATGAAAGATAGCGATGTGTGGCAACTTTTTCTGGATGGAAACGGCGAAGCCTTTAACCATATCTATTATAATTATTTCCCAATTCTATTCAATTACGGCCATCAGTTTTGCCAAGACAGAGCTTTGGTAAAAGATGCTGTACAAGAACTTTTTATCTACTTAAAAGAGAAAAGAAAGAAATTGGGGCAGACAAACAACATTAAGTTTTACCTCTATAAATGTTTGCGTAGAAATATTTTAAAAGCTTTATCTAAAAATAAAAATATTGTCTACGTAGATAACCTACCCTCAACAGCAGACTTTGAAATTAGCATTTCGCACGAAACCTTTATGATTCGCAATCAAAGTCAGATTGAGATTAAAAGGCGTCTAGAACAAGGTATAGAAAAGCTTACAAAGCGCCAGAAAGAAGCAATAATCTATTACTACTACGAAGGATTTAACTACGAGCAAATTGCCGAGTTAATGATGTTTTCTAAAGCTGAGTATGCAAGAAAACTCGTGTACAGATCGCTAGATACACTCAAAAAATATGTACCAGAAACCTTAATTCTAACCTGGTTAGGCTCCGTATCTGTGCTCCAAAAGGGGATTTTCTAA
- a CDS encoding FecR family protein, whose product MNYNNYQVSDFIADDFFIKWVKYPDAESEYFWQNWLKQHPEKLEEVQNARDLIVSIGYRNQYQPTEDEFIEVLENVHRKQSKFQPKRNFSIVYQALGRAAIIVLLLSVGWYYYQDKKVEKVEKTVPNEITYITKSTSRGQNSTLNLPDGSLVRLNAESSLKIPDNFGKENREVFLSGEAFFEVNRDTLRPFIIHSGDLLTTVLGTSFNITSYPDDQLQQIAVVTGRVSVMNLDTSSNNYSKEPALLLPKQLLIYDKESKVNQIKHDIDLENVVAWTDGVLIYQNENLKKILKDLERWYGVEITVSPAVDQTGKYSGTFDNKNLENVLMGLSFTSRNFKYRIKDKKVWIEK is encoded by the coding sequence ATGAATTATAACAACTACCAGGTTTCTGATTTTATAGCAGATGATTTTTTCATTAAATGGGTAAAATATCCCGATGCAGAAAGTGAATACTTCTGGCAAAACTGGTTAAAACAACATCCAGAAAAGTTAGAAGAAGTTCAAAATGCTAGAGATCTTATCGTTTCTATAGGTTATCGAAATCAGTACCAACCAACAGAAGATGAATTTATCGAAGTTCTCGAAAATGTACATCGTAAGCAAAGCAAGTTTCAGCCAAAACGAAACTTCAGTATTGTTTACCAGGCATTGGGCAGAGCTGCTATAATAGTACTTTTACTTTCTGTGGGTTGGTATTATTATCAAGATAAAAAGGTAGAGAAAGTTGAAAAAACTGTACCTAATGAAATAACCTATATTACTAAATCTACTTCTAGAGGGCAGAATTCTACGTTGAATTTACCAGACGGAAGTTTGGTAAGGCTCAATGCCGAAAGCTCTCTTAAAATACCAGACAATTTCGGAAAAGAAAACAGGGAAGTATTCCTGAGTGGCGAAGCATTTTTTGAAGTGAATAGAGATACTCTTCGCCCATTTATTATTCACAGTGGCGATCTTTTAACCACTGTGCTTGGAACCTCTTTTAACATTACGTCTTATCCCGACGATCAGCTACAGCAAATAGCAGTAGTTACCGGGAGAGTTTCTGTAATGAATCTTGATACCAGCTCAAATAACTATTCTAAAGAACCGGCTCTCTTGCTGCCAAAGCAGCTTTTAATCTATGATAAAGAGAGTAAGGTAAATCAAATTAAACACGACATCGATCTTGAAAATGTGGTTGCTTGGACCGACGGAGTACTCATTTATCAGAATGAGAATTTAAAAAAAATTCTGAAGGACCTTGAAAGATGGTATGGTGTGGAAATTACCGTAAGTCCAGCGGTGGATCAAACTGGGAAATACTCAGGTACTTTTGATAATAAGAACCTAGAAAATGTATTGATGGGACTCAGTTTTACATCCAGAAATTTCAAGTATAGAATAAAAGACAAAAAAGTTTGGATTGAAAAATAG